A genome region from Maridesulfovibrio salexigens DSM 2638 includes the following:
- a CDS encoding DUF4868 domain-containing protein: MHLETLKDAVENADTHSLWRYKISYSGGRQDRAKPVVMETKGKQSPANFFNQALSESVSSLGEALNYSVECVPGDGQCMFQSTTSKASLRIKSTNIPIAQNSISDLKDLQNTKYYCVKFKIKSGFIHAFKWIGATWSTKNTSYASMFINEGSLKQLEEDHSFRVTKNFDVIVMDNIEYIINFNPYSQIFDYKENLLEVADSAYTELIDLGVLTSSEKIKKYVGNNSMRLKRLSEVVAKGFYAQEKFMKNLKANNKELKFNFKFVGDKIEPEENKISELLTALGDRRLTSMNSGLMYDANSTQQV; the protein is encoded by the coding sequence ATGCACCTTGAAACACTAAAAGACGCTGTAGAAAATGCTGACACTCATTCTCTGTGGAGATATAAAATATCATACTCAGGTGGACGGCAAGATCGGGCAAAGCCTGTTGTCATGGAAACAAAAGGTAAGCAGTCGCCAGCCAATTTTTTTAATCAAGCCTTAAGTGAAAGCGTTTCATCATTAGGGGAAGCTTTAAATTATTCTGTTGAGTGCGTACCCGGTGATGGGCAATGTATGTTTCAATCCACAACATCAAAAGCAAGCTTGCGTATTAAAAGTACAAATATTCCTATAGCACAAAACTCTATTTCAGACTTAAAAGACCTACAAAACACTAAATACTACTGCGTTAAATTCAAAATAAAATCAGGGTTTATCCATGCCTTTAAATGGATCGGTGCGACATGGTCGACGAAAAATACATCGTACGCAAGCATGTTTATAAATGAAGGTTCTTTAAAACAACTCGAGGAAGATCATTCATTTAGAGTTACCAAAAACTTTGATGTCATCGTTATGGATAATATCGAGTACATAATTAACTTTAATCCATATTCCCAGATATTTGACTATAAAGAAAACTTACTAGAAGTTGCAGATTCAGCCTACACTGAGCTTATAGACCTTGGTGTTCTCACAAGTAGTGAAAAGATCAAAAAATACGTTGGAAACAACAGTATGCGATTAAAAAGATTGTCAGAGGTTGTAGCTAAAGGTTTTTATGCTCAAGAAAAATTTATGAAGAATTTAAAAGCCAACAACAAAGAATTAAAATTTAACTTTAAATTTGTTGGAGACAAGATCGAACCAGAAGAAAATAAGATATCAGAACTATTGACCGCACTAGGAGACCGTAGACTTACATCTATGAATAGTGGACTTATGTATGATGCAAACTCAACCCAACAAGTTTAA
- a CDS encoding D-amino-acid transaminase: protein MSRIVYVNGAYVPEEEAMVSVFDRGFLFADGIYEVTAVVDGKICEWDGHIGRLERSLGEIGMSMPMSAEELLEVHREMVKRNNLEEGAIYLQVTRGAADRDFVMPEGLDQTVVLFTQAKKLTGAKSGLRVISVPDIRWGRRDIKTVQLLAASLVKTEAKKKGKDDAWMVEDGFVTEGSSNNTYIVTKEGKIITRNLSNSILPGITRKSVLRIVEELDMEIEERPFTIEEAQNAAEAFMTAATSFVTPVIEVDGVELNGGTPGPVSKRLGEVYIEESRKASC, encoded by the coding sequence ATGAGTCGTATTGTATACGTAAATGGTGCTTACGTACCTGAAGAAGAGGCAATGGTTTCTGTTTTTGACCGTGGTTTTCTGTTTGCTGACGGTATTTACGAAGTAACTGCTGTTGTGGATGGAAAAATCTGTGAATGGGATGGTCATATCGGTCGTCTGGAGCGTTCTCTCGGCGAAATCGGCATGTCTATGCCCATGAGCGCTGAAGAACTTCTCGAAGTTCACCGCGAAATGGTTAAGCGTAACAATCTCGAAGAAGGTGCTATTTATCTGCAGGTTACCCGCGGGGCTGCTGATCGTGATTTCGTTATGCCCGAAGGTCTTGATCAGACTGTTGTTCTTTTTACTCAAGCTAAGAAACTTACCGGTGCAAAATCCGGTCTGCGTGTGATTTCCGTCCCTGATATCCGTTGGGGCCGTCGCGACATTAAGACCGTTCAGCTTCTGGCTGCTTCTCTGGTTAAGACCGAAGCCAAGAAGAAAGGTAAGGATGATGCATGGATGGTTGAGGATGGCTTCGTAACAGAAGGTTCTTCCAACAATACCTACATTGTTACCAAGGAAGGAAAGATTATTACCCGTAACCTTTCCAACTCCATTCTGCCCGGAATTACCCGTAAATCCGTACTTCGCATTGTTGAAGAACTGGATATGGAAATTGAAGAGCGTCCTTTCACTATTGAGGAAGCCCAGAATGCTGCTGAAGCTTTTATGACCGCTGCTACTTCTTTTGTTACTCCGGTTATTGAAGTTGATGGCGTTGAGCTTAACGGTGGTACCCCCGGTCCGGTAAGCAAGCGTCTTGGTGAAGTTTATATTGAGGAAAGCCGTAAAGCTTCCTGTTAA
- a CDS encoding ABC transporter substrate-binding protein translates to MLIRNKYNIFLGFKLSLKPLVCFLLLFFLVLSYDLAIAANKTVVVVNSYNRDFKWVKEHNGILKRGLSGEADVFCHYLDFKRLSKEQAERNVEAVKSILAEQRPSVVVLTDDYALKSLGQFLVDRDIPVVFLGINGNARGYVDNIRRVTGVFERPLVKRSVAYLTEIVGAGKYLVLMDDSLSSRVFVQESLKGEQSFNVSGAHADILLIQDFSDWQEKVKAASDTGYLCIIIGTYHIFKDKKGNHIPSTEVIKWTSEHAPVPVFALWDFSVGQGMAIGGYVLSGIAQGREALKMVKRILTGEKTENIHPVIGKRGQLLFSAPEMKRWNVTIPDSLSSKGFQIKIIR, encoded by the coding sequence ATGCTTATACGAAATAAATATAATATTTTTTTAGGTTTTAAGTTAAGTCTTAAGCCTTTAGTCTGTTTTCTTTTGTTGTTCTTTTTAGTTTTGTCATATGATTTGGCAATTGCAGCAAATAAGACTGTTGTTGTGGTCAATAGTTATAATCGTGATTTTAAATGGGTAAAAGAGCATAACGGCATTTTAAAAAGAGGTCTTTCAGGTGAGGCCGATGTCTTTTGCCATTATCTTGATTTCAAGAGACTTAGCAAAGAGCAGGCTGAGCGAAATGTTGAGGCTGTTAAAAGTATTCTGGCTGAGCAAAGACCATCGGTCGTTGTTCTTACTGATGATTATGCACTTAAATCTTTAGGTCAATTTCTTGTCGACCGTGACATTCCAGTCGTTTTTTTAGGTATTAACGGTAATGCACGTGGGTACGTGGATAATATCCGTAGAGTCACAGGAGTCTTTGAAAGGCCTCTTGTTAAACGTTCTGTGGCTTATTTAACGGAGATTGTCGGAGCTGGTAAGTATCTTGTCCTTATGGATGACAGTTTGAGTTCAAGGGTTTTTGTGCAGGAGTCCCTTAAGGGGGAGCAGAGTTTTAATGTTTCCGGAGCACATGCGGATATTTTACTTATTCAGGATTTTAGTGATTGGCAGGAAAAGGTCAAAGCAGCTTCTGATACCGGATACTTATGTATAATAATCGGTACTTATCATATTTTTAAAGATAAAAAGGGGAATCATATTCCCAGCACAGAGGTCATAAAGTGGACTTCGGAACATGCCCCTGTCCCTGTTTTTGCTCTTTGGGATTTTTCTGTGGGTCAAGGTATGGCTATTGGGGGGTATGTCCTTTCTGGAATTGCTCAGGGCCGTGAAGCACTGAAAATGGTTAAAAGAATTTTAACAGGCGAAAAGACAGAAAATATTCACCCCGTTATTGGTAAAAGGGGGCAATTGCTCTTTAGCGCTCCTGAAATGAAGCGCTGGAATGTAACTATACCGGATTCGCTGAGCTCGAAGGGATTTCAAATTAAGATAATCCGTTGA
- a CDS encoding acetate--CoA ligase family protein yields MFIENEISFEAINDLFGNADNEGRDYLFEYEVYNLLANSGAETPPAANLLPRGARFSDEELTSIPGEKAVLKIVSPTIVHKTEVGGVRIVKKEPSKIRSAVRGMMYEVPENFASYIERDPDHAPEEYKGLHGEALIKAISRDLRGVLQVQFMPPDSDSFGNELIVGLRRTREFGTIISAGLGGTDTELYAERFRKGQAIVAASVQMVDGQTFFQLFKNTISYKKLAGLTRGQRRIVTDEQLIECFDSFIEMGKYFSPSNPKAEFVIEELEINPFAFTEYLMVPLDGLCRFSRPDQMPLPRPVEKIHNLLHPKKIGIIGVSSTRRNFGRIILDNVLAEGYAKEDVVVIREGCNEVDGVRCVPSFDALDHQLDLLVVAIAAQHVPDLVDKVIELDCAKSVMLIPGGMGETEDSKERAEQVIASINEKHAEADGGPVFIGANCMGVVSRPGGYDTWFIPDEKLPKDRNAPYQRSALISQSGAFMVFRYSQCPELNPAYMISMGNQTDLTLGDMIHYFKDSEEVDVIAVYAEGFNDLDGLEFCTAVRQAVMNGKEVVFYKAGRTPEGKTATSGHTASLAGDYMVCESCVRQAGAIVARTFQEFQDLFMLAEKLSTKTICGDRLAAVSGAGFEAVGMADSIQSDDYDIELARFSEESINNIDEILEKNRLKALVTIQNPLDLTPGSNDVIHASMAEILAKDPAVDSIVIGLDPLSPSMHTLAEPTIPAFSMEDENSLGNLLIQIVKKSEKPILAIVDGGRLYDPLRDKLLENGVPVFPVCDRAVAAIALYSKARMRAEVIRLTHGCD; encoded by the coding sequence ATGTTTATTGAAAACGAAATCAGCTTTGAAGCTATCAACGACCTGTTCGGCAATGCTGACAATGAAGGACGTGATTATCTTTTTGAATATGAAGTATACAACCTGCTGGCGAACTCCGGTGCAGAAACACCTCCTGCCGCAAACCTGCTGCCGCGCGGAGCACGTTTTTCCGATGAAGAACTGACCTCCATACCGGGCGAAAAAGCAGTACTGAAAATAGTCTCCCCTACTATCGTCCATAAAACGGAAGTTGGAGGAGTGCGCATTGTAAAAAAAGAACCCTCAAAGATCCGCTCCGCTGTACGCGGCATGATGTATGAAGTGCCGGAAAACTTCGCATCATATATAGAAAGAGACCCTGACCATGCACCTGAAGAATACAAAGGACTGCACGGGGAAGCACTGATCAAGGCCATCAGCCGTGATCTCAGAGGAGTTCTACAGGTTCAGTTCATGCCCCCGGATTCTGACTCTTTCGGCAACGAACTCATTGTAGGCCTGCGCCGGACCAGAGAGTTCGGTACCATCATCAGTGCCGGACTCGGCGGAACTGACACCGAGCTTTACGCCGAACGCTTCCGCAAAGGACAGGCCATTGTTGCCGCATCCGTACAAATGGTGGACGGACAAACTTTTTTCCAGCTTTTCAAAAACACCATCTCATATAAAAAGCTGGCAGGTCTCACTCGCGGACAGCGACGGATTGTCACTGATGAACAGCTTATTGAATGCTTTGATTCCTTTATTGAAATGGGTAAATACTTTTCCCCTTCCAATCCCAAAGCTGAATTCGTCATTGAAGAGCTGGAAATTAACCCCTTTGCTTTTACCGAATACCTGATGGTTCCTCTGGACGGTTTATGTCGTTTTTCCAGACCGGACCAAATGCCGCTGCCCCGTCCTGTGGAGAAAATACACAACCTTCTGCATCCTAAAAAAATCGGTATAATCGGGGTATCCTCCACCCGCAGGAACTTCGGACGGATCATTCTCGATAATGTTCTGGCTGAAGGATACGCAAAGGAAGACGTAGTTGTTATCCGTGAAGGCTGTAACGAAGTTGACGGTGTGCGCTGTGTACCTAGCTTTGATGCACTGGATCATCAGCTTGATCTTTTGGTGGTCGCCATTGCCGCCCAGCATGTTCCAGACCTCGTAGATAAGGTTATTGAACTGGACTGCGCCAAGAGTGTAATGCTCATCCCCGGAGGCATGGGAGAAACCGAAGATAGTAAAGAGCGTGCGGAACAGGTCATTGCCAGCATCAATGAAAAACATGCTGAAGCTGACGGCGGACCGGTCTTTATCGGCGCAAACTGCATGGGAGTGGTTTCTCGTCCCGGCGGGTACGATACATGGTTCATTCCAGATGAGAAGCTACCCAAAGACCGCAACGCGCCATACCAGCGTTCAGCACTGATCAGTCAAAGCGGGGCCTTCATGGTCTTCCGCTACAGCCAATGCCCGGAACTTAATCCGGCTTACATGATTTCCATGGGCAACCAGACTGACCTGACCCTTGGCGACATGATCCATTATTTCAAAGATTCAGAAGAAGTGGACGTCATTGCCGTCTATGCTGAAGGATTCAACGATCTTGACGGATTGGAATTCTGCACCGCCGTACGGCAGGCAGTAATGAACGGTAAGGAAGTGGTCTTTTACAAAGCCGGAAGAACTCCGGAAGGGAAAACGGCCACCAGCGGGCACACAGCTTCTCTTGCTGGCGATTACATGGTCTGCGAAAGCTGCGTACGCCAAGCCGGAGCAATCGTGGCCCGAACCTTTCAGGAATTTCAGGACCTTTTCATGCTGGCGGAAAAGCTGAGCACCAAAACCATTTGCGGCGACAGGCTTGCTGCGGTCAGTGGAGCCGGATTCGAAGCAGTAGGAATGGCTGATTCCATTCAGTCTGATGACTATGATATTGAACTGGCACGATTCAGTGAAGAATCTATCAATAACATAGATGAGATTCTCGAAAAGAACAGACTAAAAGCACTGGTAACCATCCAGAACCCTCTGGACCTCACCCCAGGATCAAATGATGTAATTCACGCCAGCATGGCTGAAATACTTGCTAAAGATCCAGCGGTTGATTCCATTGTAATCGGGCTGGACCCGCTTTCACCGTCCATGCATACCTTGGCAGAGCCGACAATTCCGGCTTTTTCAATGGAAGACGAGAATTCCCTCGGCAACCTGCTCATTCAAATCGTCAAGAAGAGTGAAAAGCCGATACTCGCAATTGTAGATGGCGGCAGGCTATATGATCCTTTAAGAGACAAGCTGCTTGAAAACGGGGTTCCGGTCTTTCCGGTATGCGACCGTGCGGTAGCCGCAATAGCCTTGTACTCGAAAGCTCGTATGCGCGCTGAAGTAATTCGGTTGACCCACGGGTGTGATTAA
- a CDS encoding major capsid protein, whose translation MATLGMNALTLSDWSGRLDPNGKVSEITEVLAHTNEILDDAAWVEGNLPTGHRTTVRTDLPTVSWRKLNYGIKPSKSRTKQIDDTCGMLESYAEMDKALSDLNGHSSNFRTSEERAFLEAMNKEFADTFVYGDTALEPEKFLGLAPRFNSLEDKNVIDFGGTGNNCTSIWIVCWCCL comes from the coding sequence ATGGCAACTCTTGGTATGAATGCACTTACCCTTTCCGATTGGAGTGGACGTCTTGATCCTAACGGTAAAGTTTCCGAGATCACGGAAGTTCTGGCCCACACCAACGAAATTCTCGATGACGCTGCATGGGTGGAAGGCAACCTGCCCACCGGACACCGTACCACCGTGCGTACCGACCTGCCCACTGTGAGCTGGCGTAAGCTTAACTATGGTATCAAACCCAGTAAGTCCCGCACCAAGCAGATCGATGATACCTGTGGCATGCTTGAATCCTATGCGGAAATGGATAAAGCCCTTTCCGATCTTAACGGCCATTCTTCCAATTTCCGTACTTCTGAAGAGCGTGCTTTTCTTGAAGCCATGAATAAGGAATTTGCCGACACCTTTGTCTACGGTGATACCGCGCTTGAGCCTGAAAAATTCCTCGGCCTCGCACCGCGCTTCAATTCTCTTGAAGACAAGAATGTCATCGACTTCGGTGGAACCGGTAACAATTGCACTTCTATTTGGATTGTATGTTGGTGTTGTCTTTGA
- a CDS encoding MFS transporter, whose translation MNSLLKIQLAVFALVSASFTNIYLPQPVLPILQSEFQISPVQASFAVSFVILGIVLSNLFFGYLSDRYPVKPIIFAGGVFVAAGGLICSLTHDYTVLVGARLLQGLFIPALTTSIAAWLARTLPAKRLSVVMGSYVSATILGGLGGRLLGGWIHPPLHWRYAFATASVLILVTTILAVFILPASEEKDIADVRTSNGKETYLSLLKRKELLLIYACGAGSLLIFSPVFNYLPYRLSHPPFDLSTETITLVYLVYILGIFLGPLAGRLSAQFGGGVMLLSSSVLLGTSLLLLLLPSITAVVFGLLGVCAGFFTIHTVAVVLLNRKLTCSHGKANALYVLFYYSGGWLGITGAGFAYEYADWQGVITFLASFLIIPISAGLLERRIDNRS comes from the coding sequence ATGAATAGTCTTCTAAAAATACAGCTTGCGGTTTTTGCCCTTGTCTCAGCTTCTTTTACCAATATCTATCTTCCTCAACCTGTCCTTCCCATTCTGCAATCTGAATTTCAGATCAGTCCTGTGCAGGCTTCATTTGCGGTCTCTTTCGTAATCCTAGGAATAGTGCTCTCCAATCTTTTTTTCGGCTACCTTTCGGATAGGTATCCGGTCAAACCGATAATTTTTGCCGGTGGTGTTTTTGTGGCTGCCGGTGGTCTTATCTGTTCTCTGACCCACGATTACACAGTGCTGGTTGGCGCGAGACTTCTGCAAGGTCTTTTCATCCCTGCTTTGACTACCAGTATAGCTGCTTGGCTGGCTCGAACTCTTCCTGCTAAGCGATTAAGCGTTGTCATGGGCTCGTATGTTTCGGCTACTATTCTAGGCGGATTGGGAGGCAGATTGTTAGGAGGTTGGATTCATCCTCCTCTGCATTGGCGGTATGCATTTGCTACAGCTTCAGTGCTGATTCTGGTCACAACTATTCTGGCTGTATTTATCCTACCTGCAAGCGAAGAGAAAGATATTGCAGATGTTCGTACCAGTAATGGTAAGGAAACATATTTATCATTACTCAAGCGCAAAGAGCTTCTCCTTATATATGCTTGCGGGGCCGGTAGTCTTTTGATTTTTTCCCCGGTTTTCAACTACCTTCCATACAGGCTTTCACATCCACCGTTCGATCTTTCCACTGAGACAATTACCCTGGTTTATCTGGTCTATATTCTCGGTATTTTTTTGGGGCCTCTAGCTGGAAGGCTCAGCGCTCAGTTCGGGGGAGGGGTGATGTTGCTTTCCAGTTCTGTACTTTTGGGTACTTCGCTTTTGTTACTTTTGCTCCCTTCAATAACAGCGGTTGTTTTCGGATTACTGGGAGTTTGCGCAGGCTTTTTTACAATTCATACAGTAGCGGTGGTCCTTTTGAATCGTAAACTGACCTGTAGTCATGGCAAAGCCAATGCTCTGTATGTTTTGTTTTATTATAGTGGAGGCTGGTTAGGGATTACGGGGGCCGGTTTTGCTTATGAATATGCAGACTGGCAAGGTGTGATCACATTTTTAGCTAGTTTTTTGATTATTCCGATTAGCGCAGGGTTGCTTGAGCGAAGGATAGACAATAGATCATAG
- a CDS encoding endonuclease — protein MKIKSFISALLIFLLIPIICCAGSSNNHRGNTLIQSFNKSKKLLEQQVYFDHRETIYCGAKFDSKKLVTPPAGFTTSTYQKRAKKIEWEHVVPAENFGHTFTEWREGDARCVDKRGKSFKGRKCAEKTNTEYRYMQSDLYNLYPAIGAVNAMRQNYNFTLLPDEESDFGSCSMKIDNRKAEPPVNSRGRIARTYKYMEWAYPRYKMNKAQRKLMDAWDKMYPTSEWECVRAKRIEKIQGNVNPFVVCE, from the coding sequence ATGAAGATAAAATCATTTATTTCAGCTTTACTAATATTCCTTTTGATCCCGATCATCTGCTGTGCTGGATCTTCAAACAATCATCGTGGCAACACCTTGATCCAATCATTCAACAAGTCCAAAAAGCTACTTGAACAGCAGGTATATTTCGATCATCGAGAAACAATATATTGTGGAGCAAAATTCGACAGTAAAAAACTGGTAACACCTCCAGCCGGATTCACAACTTCAACATATCAAAAACGAGCAAAAAAAATCGAATGGGAACATGTCGTTCCTGCCGAAAACTTCGGGCATACCTTTACTGAATGGCGCGAAGGCGATGCCAGATGCGTGGATAAACGGGGAAAATCTTTTAAAGGTCGCAAATGTGCCGAAAAGACAAACACTGAATACCGCTACATGCAAAGTGATCTTTACAATCTTTACCCAGCTATTGGTGCAGTCAACGCCATGAGACAGAACTACAACTTCACGTTGTTACCGGATGAAGAATCTGACTTCGGATCATGTTCGATGAAGATTGATAACAGGAAAGCTGAACCTCCCGTTAATTCACGTGGAAGGATAGCCCGAACATATAAATACATGGAATGGGCATACCCACGATATAAGATGAACAAAGCTCAAAGAAAGTTAATGGATGCTTGGGACAAGATGTACCCGACATCTGAATGGGAATGTGTTCGTGCTAAAAGGATTGAAAAGATTCAGGGTAACGTGAATCCTTTTGTTGTTTGTGAGTAA
- a CDS encoding endoprotease — MMDFPVSDDPQPDHYSPQAKMKDDLPEPVLGGDAFLEDEFAGEQDGPAVEEAEQLLDNPVPSAPEAYELNYGMPDGIDPYVDRQFRQFAHENGVSGEMAQKLVDFHNSLESARYQDHQTQAGEWERQTRALPGWHGNNYRKNMGVANKALQAFASPVLAKMIRESGYSCHPEVVKAFYNVGRRLTEDSYVDSKSNTPRKKTIGEILYPNQPI; from the coding sequence ATGATGGATTTCCCGGTTAGTGATGATCCGCAGCCGGATCATTACTCTCCACAGGCAAAAATGAAAGACGATCTGCCGGAACCCGTACTTGGCGGTGATGCTTTTCTGGAAGATGAGTTTGCCGGAGAGCAGGATGGACCTGCTGTAGAGGAAGCCGAGCAGTTGTTGGATAATCCGGTTCCCAGTGCGCCGGAAGCGTATGAGCTCAATTATGGCATGCCGGACGGGATAGACCCCTATGTGGACCGTCAGTTCCGGCAGTTTGCTCACGAAAACGGGGTTAGCGGAGAAATGGCCCAGAAACTGGTGGATTTTCATAACTCGCTTGAATCGGCTCGTTATCAGGACCACCAGACTCAGGCTGGCGAGTGGGAGAGACAAACCCGTGCGCTTCCCGGCTGGCACGGAAACAATTACCGCAAGAATATGGGTGTAGCCAATAAGGCTTTGCAGGCTTTTGCTTCTCCGGTTCTTGCCAAGATGATCAGGGAATCCGGCTATTCCTGTCACCCTGAGGTTGTTAAAGCTTTTTACAATGTCGGCAGGCGTCTAACTGAAGATTCCTACGTGGATAGCAAAAGTAATACACCCCGTAAGAAGACAATCGGGGAAATTCTTTATCCCAACCAGCCGATTTAA
- a CDS encoding NAD(P)/FAD-dependent oxidoreductase yields MKQVKVQIKINPEQINLPGAIRKEALKAAGLPDNEDISTRVLRRSIDARSRKPHFILQVAIGDPETVEPQKSVFTPLPLNGKQVVIAGAGPAGYFAALTLLEQGIKPIIIERGRTVNDRRKDLKKIYTEGLVNPDSNYCFGEGGAGTYSDGKLYTRATKRGNVGRILDLLIANGAPGDIRIDAHPHLGSNVLPRIVSKMRDDIISCGGEVHFNTRVDSFVLDGDRMAGVIAGGNEIKADAVILATGHSARDIFYALADQDIRIEAKPFALGVRIEHPQPLIDKIFYHQSPRHENLPAASYRISTQAMGRGVFSFCMCPGGYIVPASTAPGELVLNGMSLAARNAPFANAGLVAEVKIEDLENPGDPFCALKYQAAAEKNMFAAGDGVTQQAPAQRVNDFIEGRISKSIPKTSYIPGTYSAPVHELLPFIQSEALRNGLKALGKKFKGFDSNEAKVLAVESRTSSPVRIPRDRETLEHVQIKGLFPCGEGAGYAGGIISAAMDGEKCAQAAARMIS; encoded by the coding sequence ATGAAACAGGTAAAAGTACAGATCAAAATCAATCCCGAGCAAATCAATCTTCCCGGTGCCATCCGCAAAGAAGCTCTTAAGGCCGCCGGTCTGCCGGACAATGAAGATATTTCCACACGTGTTCTGCGCCGCTCAATTGACGCGCGCTCCCGCAAACCGCACTTTATCCTGCAAGTTGCTATCGGCGACCCCGAAACCGTGGAACCGCAAAAATCTGTATTCACTCCCCTGCCCTTGAACGGCAAGCAGGTCGTCATTGCCGGGGCCGGACCTGCCGGATATTTTGCAGCACTAACCCTGCTGGAGCAAGGCATTAAGCCTATCATTATTGAACGCGGACGCACCGTGAATGACCGCCGTAAAGACCTGAAAAAGATCTACACTGAAGGACTGGTCAACCCGGACTCCAACTATTGCTTCGGCGAAGGTGGTGCCGGAACCTATTCAGATGGCAAGCTCTACACCCGAGCAACCAAACGAGGCAACGTAGGCCGCATCCTTGACCTGCTCATTGCAAACGGTGCCCCCGGAGACATACGTATTGATGCACACCCGCATCTCGGTTCAAACGTACTGCCGCGTATTGTCAGCAAAATGCGTGATGACATCATCTCCTGTGGAGGCGAAGTACATTTCAACACCCGTGTGGATTCATTTGTTCTTGACGGTGATCGCATGGCCGGAGTTATTGCGGGAGGTAATGAAATCAAAGCTGACGCTGTAATCTTAGCTACCGGACATTCAGCGCGCGACATTTTTTACGCCCTTGCCGATCAGGACATCAGAATTGAAGCAAAACCTTTTGCATTAGGTGTACGTATTGAACACCCCCAACCGCTGATTGATAAAATTTTCTACCATCAGTCACCTCGCCACGAGAACCTTCCCGCAGCAAGCTACCGCATTTCAACTCAAGCGATGGGGCGCGGTGTATTCTCATTCTGCATGTGTCCGGGCGGCTACATTGTCCCGGCATCAACAGCTCCGGGAGAACTGGTCCTGAACGGCATGAGCCTTGCCGCGCGCAATGCTCCTTTTGCTAACGCAGGCTTGGTGGCTGAAGTTAAAATCGAAGATCTGGAAAACCCCGGCGATCCTTTCTGTGCTTTGAAATATCAGGCGGCTGCGGAGAAAAACATGTTCGCCGCCGGAGATGGAGTTACCCAGCAAGCCCCGGCTCAACGGGTCAACGATTTCATTGAAGGACGTATCTCAAAATCAATCCCCAAGACATCATACATTCCCGGAACCTATTCAGCTCCGGTACATGAACTGCTGCCATTTATCCAATCAGAAGCATTGCGCAACGGATTAAAAGCATTGGGTAAAAAATTCAAAGGATTTGACTCAAACGAAGCCAAAGTACTGGCAGTTGAATCTCGCACCAGCTCCCCGGTACGCATCCCGCGTGACCGGGAAACATTGGAGCATGTGCAGATCAAAGGACTCTTCCCGTGCGGAGAAGGGGCAGGATATGCAGGTGGAATTATATCCGCAGCCATGGATGGAGAGAAATGTGCGCAGGCCGCAGCACGAATGATAAGCTAG
- a CDS encoding flavodoxin family protein — translation MKVTVVNGSARIKGNSHAIVNALCEGFAEDAEIKSYELSKMTNSGCLGCMSCKGKTERCIIQDDLTPVYEEIHESDVLVLASPVYFGDVSGQAKIFIDRLYHLFAPDFHDGFDPEGGVIEEKMRSYSRLKRGVKFVFVTSQGAAMEDMYADIQGRYPLFFKYLGFDEVYSIRGLGDPIAFPEANRMEDALEQARELGKRLSF, via the coding sequence ATGAAAGTAACAGTCGTCAATGGAAGTGCCAGAATAAAAGGTAATTCACATGCTATTGTGAATGCTTTGTGTGAAGGGTTTGCTGAAGATGCGGAAATAAAGTCGTATGAACTGTCTAAAATGACGAACAGCGGTTGCCTTGGTTGCATGTCATGCAAAGGGAAAACTGAGCGTTGTATCATCCAAGATGATCTTACGCCTGTTTATGAAGAGATACACGAAAGCGATGTGCTCGTGTTGGCCAGCCCAGTTTATTTTGGAGATGTTAGCGGGCAGGCTAAAATATTTATTGACCGGCTCTATCATCTATTTGCGCCTGATTTTCATGATGGGTTCGATCCAGAAGGTGGAGTAATTGAAGAGAAGATGCGGAGCTATAGTCGTCTTAAGAGAGGAGTTAAATTTGTGTTTGTCACTTCTCAGGGGGCTGCGATGGAAGATATGTACGCTGATATTCAAGGACGTTACCCATTGTTTTTTAAATATCTTGGATTTGATGAAGTTTACTCAATCCGGGGGCTCGGTGACCCCATTGCTTTCCCCGAAGCCAACCGTATGGAAGATGCTCTGGAGCAGGCCAGAGAGCTTGGTAAACGATTAAGTTTTTAG